Proteins encoded within one genomic window of Xiphophorus maculatus strain JP 163 A chromosome 11, X_maculatus-5.0-male, whole genome shotgun sequence:
- the LOC102223197 gene encoding neuferricin — MLRYALGACLSVLVAVLFFPPDWSVGWGGESQKVAPARLLSRSALSLYDGEKGSRGLYLAILGQVFDVSKGHKHYGPGGGYHFMAGKDSSLAFITGDFTESGLTDDVSSLSPLEVVALYDWLDFYHKEYQHVGLVVGQFYDETGQPTEALLEVEASLAEGQKLKAQSEAEKIRFPPCNSEWSSSRGKRVWCSTKSGGVKRDWTGVPRKFFSPGSGHTRCVCIKDPSAAADHPSMQKYDGCPSDAESCMVGDD; from the exons ATGCTGAGATACGCGCTGGGCGcgtgtttgtctgttttagtGGCAGTGCTGTTTTTCCCTCCTGACTGGTCCGTTGGTTGGGGAGGGGAATCACAGAAGGTGGCCCCGGCGCGGCTCCTGAGCAGGAGTGCCCTGTCTCTATACGACGGAGAAAAGGGCAGCAGGGGCCTTTACTTGGCCATTCTGGGCCAGGTTTTTGACGTATCCAAAGGACACAAGCATTATGGACCTGGGGGTGGTTATCACTTTATGGCAG GGAAAGATTCCTCCTTGGCTTTCATCACAGGAGACTTCACAGAAAGTGGCCTGACGGATGATGTCTCCAGTTTGTCTCCACTGGAGGTGGTGGCCCTTTATGACTGGCTGGATTTTTATCACAAAGAATACCAGCATGTTG GGTTGGTAGTGGGACAGTTCTACGATGAGACTGGACAGCCCACAGAGGCCCTGCTGGAGGTTGAAGCATCACTAGCAGAGGGCCAGAAACTGAAGGCCCAATCAGAAGCCGAGAAGATTCGCTTTCCTCCTTGCAACTCCGAGTGGAGCTCTAGTCGGGGCAAAAGAGTCTGGTGCTCTACTAAAAG CGGTGGAGTAAAAAGAGACTGGACTGGCGTACCGCGAAAGTTCTTCTCCCCAGGTTCCGGTCATACACGGTGCGTCTGTATCAAAGAtccatctgcagcagcagatcatCCCAGCATGCAGAAATATGATGGCTGCCCTTCAGATGCCGAGTCGTGCATGGTGGGAGACGACTAA